A region from the Brassica napus cultivar Da-Ae chromosome C8, Da-Ae, whole genome shotgun sequence genome encodes:
- the LOC106415430 gene encoding probable chlorophyll(ide) b reductase NYC1, chloroplastic, with product MVTLTKLQVYPRCLDHRLGFMDHQRVGSRLSCREGNKRVYVHRCESDLEKKKVERRRKREKEGKGLWDSLKSGVTKLGFLSKDEYNQKVQNLEMVFSSIAVQIARYIVTMTSTGAILLIGFQLSGGDSSMNSLVWYSWLGGVIIGTMTGANMVLEDHYRAGPRNVVITGSTRGLGKALAREFLLSGDRVIVTSRSSESVDMTVKELQQNLLEIMSKASESDRKKLGFAKVVGIACDVCKPEDVEKLSSFAVEELGSINIWINNAGTNKGFRPLLDFTEEDIKQIVSTNLIGSILCTRGALEVMSRQDNGGHIFNMDGAGSGGSSTPLTAVYGSTKCGLRQFHGSVAKESQKTKVGLHTASPGMVLTELLLSGSSIKNKQMFNIICELPETVARTLVPRMRVVKGSGKSVNYLTPPRILLAIVTSWLRRGRWFDDQGRALYAAEADRLRNWAENRTRLSLTDAMEMYTENTWVSVFSLSVVCAFIIVSSTTPSSFPGT from the exons ATGGTTACTTTGACGAAGCTTCAAGTATACCCACGATGTTTGGATCACCGTCTCGGATTCATGGATCATCAACGGGTCGGGTCAAGATTGAGTTGTAGAGAGGGTAACAAAAGGGTTTATGTGCATCGGTGTGAGAGTGATTTAGAGAAGAAAAAGGTTGAAAGACGGAGAAAGCGTGAGAAAGAGGGAAAAGGGTTGTGGGATTCTCTCAAATCTGGTGTTACTAAGTTAGGGTTCTTATCTAAGGATGAGTATAATCAGAAAGTTCAAAATTTAGAGATGGTTTTCTCTTCG ATTGCTGTTCAAATTGCGAGATACATTGTGACGATGACGAGCACTGGAGCTATTCTCTTGATTGGGTTTCAATTGTCGG GTGGAGATAGTTCGATGAATTCATTGGTTTGGTATAGCTGGCTCGGTGGAGTTATCATTGGAACCATGACCGGTGCTAACATGGTTTTGGAAGATCATTACCGAGCCGGTCCACGCAATGTTGTTATAACCGGAAG CACGAGGGGACTAGGGAAAGCACTTGCTAGAGAGTTTCTTCTCTCTGGAGACAGAGTCATCGTTACATCTCGCAG TTCTGAATCTGTTGATATGACTGTGAAAGAGCTTCAGCAAAACCTCTTAGAGATTATGAGTAAAGCTAGTGAATCAGATAGAAAGAAACTGGGTTTTGCTAAAGTGGTTGGTATTGCCTGTGATGTTTGTAAACCAGAGGACGTTGAGAAGTTGTCGAGTTTTGCTGTAGAAGAGCTTGGTTCCATTAACATATGG ATCAACAATGCTGGTACTAACAAAGGCTTTAGACCGCTGCTTGATTTCACGGAAGAAGATATCAAGCAG ATTGTGTCCACAAACTTGATTGGATCGATTCTATGCACACGAGGGGCGTTGGAAGTGATGAGTAGACAGGACAACGGTGGACACATCTTTAACATGGATGGTGCTGGTTCTGGAGGCTCTAGCACTCCTCTCACGGCTGT ATATGGGTCAACAAAATGTGGACTTAGGCAATTTCATGGCTCTGTTGCGAAAGAATCCCAAAAGACAAAAGTTGGCTTGCACACTGCTTCTCCGGGCATGGTTCTCACCGAACTTCTTCTCAG TGGTTCGAGTATAAAAAACAAGCAGATGTTTAACATAATCTGCGAGCTTCCGGAGACAGTAGCTAGAACGCTAGTACCACGAATGCGTGTTGTGAAAGGTTCTGGAAAATCTGTCAATTACCTAACTCCTCCAAGGATATTGCTAGCCATTGTCACTTCGTGGCTCAGGAGAGGCCGGTGGTTTGATGACCAA GGACGGGCGTTATATGCAGCGGAAGCGGACAGACTAAGGAACTGGGCAGAGAACAGGACGAGGTTGTCGTTAACAGACGCGATGGAGATGTATACAGAGAATACTTGGGTCTCTGTTTTCTCTCTTTCTGTTGTTTGTGCATTCATCATCGTATCAAGCACCACACCTAGCTCTTTCCCAGGCACTTGA